The following coding sequences lie in one Cannabis sativa cultivar Pink pepper isolate KNU-18-1 chromosome 5, ASM2916894v1, whole genome shotgun sequence genomic window:
- the LOC115716002 gene encoding protein IQ-DOMAIN 17: MAKKTSSSTSWLTVVKRVFRSPTKDDNGKKSCRRREENHHNEEEEKKRDKRRWLFRKPILLPQVDEVSEQSNHAMAVAAATAAEAVAATAQAAVEIVKLTTTTTTSNSRCWSSFNTSKEHYYAAIVIQTAFRGYLARRALCALKGLVKLQALIRGQNVRKQAKLTLKCMQALVRVQDQVRHQRARLSLEGLPTSTTRRKSMFDEINNNSLLWNSNYLEHIRNRVSLSRERSGGVENDDDWDDYYYYPQTQIQIQRKDDIEEANKLQNRKEASFKREKALAYAFSHQIWRNRRNPSSGNEEELEERSKWLDRWMATKQWENTTEQQQRRDTNIIRTTLELDTYGPNIRKQQQLHKAQQPGPLLSPNIPSPAVTPSPSKLKLLRPSSPRYSSSKEERCYSAAHTPNFGVVATCRYGSVPNYMASTESAIAKSRARTLSAPKQREQIRGSSGCGTNGSVRKRLYYPSVMDQQNDVVSDQLRSPSFKSLQNGFCYYNGMDQNNLNNSSSCYAESLIGRERDNVSACSTTDLRWLK, encoded by the exons ATGGCAAAAAAGACCAGTTCTTCTACTTCTTGGTTGACTGTTGTTAAAAGGGTTTTCAGATCTCCAACTAAAGATGACAATGGTAAAAAGAGTTGcagaagaagagaagagaatcatcataatgaagaagaagaaaag AAGAGAGATAAAAGAAGGTGGCTTTTTCGAAAACCAATTCTTCTTCCTCAAGTTGATGAAGTTTCAGAACAAAGTAATCATGCAATGGCTGTAGCTGCAGCCACTGCGGCTGAAGCCGTGGCTGCCACTGCTCAAGCCGCAGTAGAAATTGTTAAGCTCACTACTACAACTACTACTAGTAATAGTAGGTGTTGGAGTAGTTTCAATACTAGTAAAGAACATTATTACGCGGCTATAGTGATTCAAACCGCTTTCAGAGGCTACTTG GCAAGGAGAGCTTTATGTGCACTTAAAGGACTTGTAAAGCTTCAAGCATTAATAAGAGGGCAAAATGTGAGAAAACAAGCGAAATTGACACTGAAATGCATGCAAGCGCTCGTTAGGGTTCAAGATCAAGTGCGCCATCAACGAGCAAGGCTCTCACTCGAGGGACTTCCTACGAGTACTACTCGTAGGAAATCAATGTTcgatgaaattaataataatagtttgTTGTGGAATTCAAACTACCTCGAACATATTCGAAATAGGGTTTCATTG TCAAGAGAAAGAAGTGGTGGTGtggaaaatgatgatgattggGATGATTATTATTACTACCCTCAAActcaaattcaaattcaaaggAAGGATGATATTGAAGAAGCTAATAAGCTACAAAATCGAAAGGAAGCTTCTTTCAAACGTGAAAAGGCTCTTGCTTATGCTTTCTCTCATCAG ATATGGAGAAATAGGAGAAACCCATCTTCAGGGAACGAAGAAGAGTTAGAAGAGAGAAGTAAATGGCTTGACCGTTGGATGGCCACAAAACAATGGGAAAACACAACTGAACAACAACAGAGAAGAGACACTAATATCATAAGAACAACACTTGAACTGGACACTTATGGCCCAAACattagaaaacaacaacaacttcataaaGCCCAACAACCAGGCCCACTTCTAAGCCCAAATATTCCTAGCCCAGCAGTCACTCCCTCTCCCTCCAAACTCAAACTACTACGTCCCTCAAGCCCAAGGTACTCGTCTTCAAAAGAAGAGAGATGTTACTCTGCGGCGCACACACCAAACTTCGGTGTGGTCGCCACGTGTCGTTACGGGAGTGTACCAAATTACATGGCGTCAACTGAGTCAGCAATTGCCAAGTCACGTGCTCGCACACTCAGCGCACCAAAACAAAGAGAACAAATAAGAGGAAGTAGTGGGTGTGGTACTAATGGTTCGGTAAGGAAAAGACTATATTACCCTTCAGTTATGGATCAACAAAACGACGTCGTTAGTGACCAGTTGAGGAGCCCTAGCTTCAAGAGTTTGCAGAATGGGTTTTGTTACTATAATGGAATGGATCAGAACAACTTGAATAATTCTTCTTCTTGTTATGCTGAGAGCCTTATTGGTAGGGAAAGGGATAATGTTTCTGCATGTTCTACTACTGACCTAAGGTGgttaaaatga
- the LOC115717373 gene encoding uncharacterized protein At3g28850, whose product MGCVSSNLLNHEDEFTQLGSSALSHHIVSLTSSTYGLLTLDPPQQPPPRHHSSTPTTPPLRFKMGSTTHPSPLPPEPKSLWADPSPMRTDPEVINSWELMAGLDADSFRFSNKENSNPNPTRLNRVNGSVTLKARFEETAAAEKKRNLLDRYGKVCPPNGEGKVVIYTTTLRGVRKTFEACNAVRAAIEATGVIISERDVSMDRGFRDELRDLMKEEESRVVVLPQIFVKGRYVGGVEEILRIAEEGLLLELFEGLPKRRGGEVCEGCGNVRFLPCFHCNGSCKVVMEVKEEMGGQKQGFSSSSSSSSSSSSVVVKCPDCNENGLVLCPICS is encoded by the coding sequence atggGTTGTGTTTCTTCGAATCTGTTAAACCATGAAGACGAGTTCACTCAACTCGGAAGCTCTGCACTCAGTCACCACATCGTCTCACTCACTTCCTCAACTTACGGTCTTCTCACTCTGGACCCACCACAACAACCACCGCCACGTCATCATTCCTCTACTCCGACCACCCCACCACTCCGTTTCAAAATGGGTTCCACAACCCACCCCAGCCCACTTCCGCCAGAGCCCAAATCACTCTGGGCCGACCCGAGCCCAATGCGGACCGACCCGGAAGTAATCAACTCCTGGGAACTCATGGCTGGTCTCGACGCCGACAGTTTCCGATTCTCCAATAAGGAaaactcaaacccgaacccgacCCGGTTAAACCGGGTAAACGGATCCGTTACTCTGAAAGCGCGATTCGAAGAAACTGCCGCGGCGGAGAAGAAGAGGAATCTTCTCGATCGGTACGGGAAGGTTTGTCCGCCGAACGGCGAGGGCAAAGTGGTCATTTACACGACAACGCTGCGTGGAGTTAGGAAAACCTTCGAGGCTTGTAATGCGGTGAGGGCTGCGATTGAGGCCACCGGAGTTATAATCTCGGAGCGAGATGTTTCGATGGATCGTGGGTTTAGAGATGAGCTTAGGGATTTgatgaaagaagaagaaagtagGGTTGTTGTTCTTCCCCAAATTTTTGTGAAAGGGAGGTATGTGGGTGGAGTTGAAGAGATTTTGAGAATTGCTGAAGAGGGTTTGTTGTTGGAACTTTTTGAAGGGTTACCGAAGAGAAGAGGTGGGGAGGTTTGTGAAGGTTgtggaaatgtgagatttttgcCATGTTTTCACTGTAATGGGAGTTGTAAAGTGGTTATGGAGGTTAAAGAAGAAATGGGTGGTCAAAAACAggggttttcttcttcttcttcttcttcttcttcttctagctCTGTAGTTGTGAAATGCCCAGATTGTAATGAGAATGGTTTGGTGCTTTGTCCAATTTGTAGCTGA